GACGACGATGATGACGACGATGATGACGACGATGATGACGACGATGATGACGACGACGATGACGACGACGACGATGATGACGACGATGATGATGACGACGATGATGACGATGATGACGACGACAATGATAATGACAACGATAACGACGACAACGACGACAATGATGACGACGACAATGATAATGACGATGACAACGACGACAACAATGACAACGACGATACAGACGACGCCGATGATGACACCGGCGGATCCCGCCAGGTCGACGAGGGCGACGACGGCGCTTGTTGCGGCGGTTGATCGCTTGGACATACCCAAAAAACGGCGCCCGTTGAGGCGCCGTTTTCATTTGGGCGACAATCCGTTTTTCGTGCGGCGGGAAGATGATACGCTACGGCGTAACGCGCTTTCACTGGAGTTCCCATGACCGGTGCCGATCACCGCAGCAGTCCCTCCCGAGCCCGTCGCTTTGCGTTCGCGGCAGCGGCGGTGGTCTTCGCCCTGGCGCTGGCGGAGGTCGGCGCGCGTGTTGCGGGCGCCTGGGGCCGGGAAGCCGGGTTCGTGCTGCGGCGACCCGAGGCGACCGAGCGCCGGCCCGGCCCGTACTATCCCATTCAATTGCGGAAGGACGAGTGCCAGGCGACGTTGACCGTGCGTCCGCCGAACGTCGTTCTGCACGGGAATCGCGATCTGATCGATCCGCGGCTGCGCGAATGGAAGAACCCGCCGAAAGGCCCGGAAGAAAAGCGCGTGTTCGTCGTCGGCGGGTCGGCGGCGTGGGGCGCGGGGGTGGAGTACCCGCAGACATTCGCCGGGCGCTTGGACGTGGCGTTGGGGCCGGGTGTCGAGGTGATCAACGCGGCGGAAAACGGGATGCAATCGCACATGGTGGCGCGTGTCGCGGCGCGAATTGCCACGTGTTTTCAGCCCGACGCCGTGGTTGTGTTGACGGGCAATAACGAATGGATGGCGTGGCGGTACCGGCACCATGTGTCGGCATTAGAGTCGTTGCACTACCGCGCGCAGCGGGTCTCTGCTGCGTATCGTTTGCTGGCCTCGTGGCAGCGGCAACTGCAACCGGTCTCGCAGCGTCGAACGATCGCCTTGGGGCGTGACCCGAACTTCGACGCCGATGCCGGCTGCGGTCTGAATGCTCCGTTCGGTGATCCGGCCGGTTACGATCCTGCCACGTGGAAGCGGGATCGCGGCGAATATTTGGCTTCGTTTCGCCACAACGTAGAGCAGTTGCTTGAGTTCGCGAAGGTCGCCAAGGTGCCGGTGGTGTTTGTGACGACACCGTATCGGCGCCGGCTGTGTCCGCAATATTTCGCTCAGCAACCGGTCGGCAACCGCGCCGCGCGCCGCGCTTTACGCAGTGCC
The nucleotide sequence above comes from Candidatus Lernaella stagnicola. Encoded proteins:
- a CDS encoding GDSL-type esterase/lipase family protein; protein product: MTGADHRSSPSRARRFAFAAAAVVFALALAEVGARVAGAWGREAGFVLRRPEATERRPGPYYPIQLRKDECQATLTVRPPNVVLHGNRDLIDPRLREWKNPPKGPEEKRVFVVGGSAAWGAGVEYPQTFAGRLDVALGPGVEVINAAENGMQSHMVARVAARIATCFQPDAVVVLTGNNEWMAWRYRHHVSALESLHYRAQRVSAAYRLLASWQRQLQPVSQRRTIALGRDPNFDADAGCGLNAPFGDPAGYDPATWKRDRGEYLASFRHNVEQLLEFAKVAKVPVVFVTTPYRRRLCPQYFAQQPVGNRAARRALRSALEKTDAGDYAGALAELQIAEQAAPNSPLPPYVRGQALAALERQKEAAAAFAESREKMCSNLAAPERINAVIRDAAKTGGAMIVDADAAFTAAAGDPLAADELFHDFCHPTDAGHAVIAEALLPPLTALLAARP